One segment of Ignavibacteria bacterium DNA contains the following:
- a CDS encoding nucleotide exchange factor GrpE: MDTENFNEHLSKAEEQSTEESQNMQQQPEILQTQLNEAGNNIVKLKDQLLRKAAEFENYKRRIEEEKSQIIKYAKERLLFEILPIVDDVARSLQAGKEHTNFDTFYAGIELIFSKLNKLLDANGVKSFDSVGKEFDVKLHDVLLSVPRNDVAHHIIVEEVMKGYMVYDKVLRHSKVIVAENEIATTEQPQENISTEIIV; this comes from the coding sequence ATGGATACAGAAAATTTCAACGAACATCTCTCGAAAGCAGAAGAGCAGAGTACCGAAGAATCGCAAAACATGCAACAGCAACCCGAAATTTTGCAAACACAACTCAATGAGGCAGGAAACAACATTGTAAAACTCAAAGACCAACTGTTAAGAAAAGCCGCTGAGTTCGAAAACTATAAACGACGCATCGAAGAAGAAAAATCGCAAATCATCAAATACGCAAAAGAACGATTGCTCTTCGAAATTCTTCCGATTGTTGATGATGTTGCACGTTCATTGCAAGCAGGAAAAGAGCATACAAACTTCGACACATTCTACGCAGGAATAGAATTGATATTCAGCAAACTCAACAAATTGCTCGATGCCAACGGCGTAAAAAGTTTTGATTCCGTCGGCAAAGAATTTGACGTCAAGTTGCACGATGTCTTATTATCCGTTCCCCGTAACGACGTTGCACATCATATCATTGTTGAAGAAGTGATGAAGGGTTATATGGTGTACGATAAAGTATTACGCCATTCAAAAGTCATTGTTGCGGAAAATGAAATTGCAACAACGGAACAACCACAGGAAAATATTTCAACGGAAATCATCGTATGA